The DNA segment ATTCTCATCGCCTCGGAAAACGCGGTGATCGGTCTACCGGAAATTGATGTCGGCTTACTCGGCGGCGGTCGCCATTGTCAACGCCTGTTCGGCGTCTATAAAGCCAGAAAGATGATGTACACGGGCGAGAGAGTCGGCGCGGCGGAGCTGTATCGGCGTGGCATTGTCGAAAAGGTCGTCGCACCGGACCAGCTCATGGAGGAAGCCCACGCTTTAGCGCGCAACATCGCGGACAAGAGCCCGGTGGCGATTCGTCTTGCTAAGCATGCCATGAATACCATCGAGTTCATGGACCTGCGCGACGGTTATCGCTTCGAGCAGAACATGACTCACGAACTCACCGGCAGCGAAGACGCCAAAGAAGCGGCGCGGGCGTTCGTGGAGAAACGCAAGCCGGTGTTTACCGGGAAGTAGCGTTACAACTGCAGTGGGATGAGCAGCAACGCCAGCAGGTTAAGGACTATGGGACAAAACTCCTCCAGTCTGGCATGAAGTCAAGGTGTCATTGCTTCGCTCCGCTGCTCAGAAACAAACGTTTCGACCGGAATCGGTCACTCGTGGTAGCCCGTCATTCCGGGCGAGCACCGCGAGCCCCGGAATCCAGGGGGGGCTCCGTTTCTGTTTTCGTGCCGAGCACCCCGCGCTTTGGACAACTCGCAATAACGGGGAAAGGAGTTTCCCTTCTCCCCCTCTCCTTTCGCCGCCCAGGCACTGGCTGACCACGCCCAGAGGAAGTCAGTTCATCCACTTTCAGGCCGCCGAGTGCCGATTAGCTATTCGCCACAAACTACATAGCAGCGGGAGTCACCGTCATAGTCCCCATCAGGGTGTCCGTCGCTTGTGCGACGGAGGTTTGCATGTTGAGTTCCACTGCGTCAGGAGCAGGACCAGTGATCGGAGGGAATATGCGGCGCTCGATAATACGGTCAAAGCGGATGGGACCCTTCCGTACCCAGAGCGAGAATTCGACATACTTCGCGCGGATGAAACCATTGCGGGTAATGATTTTCACGCCGCGATCCGTTATCACCTGCCCTCCACGAAAGAAACGGAAGTATTTGACGATCTCACAGTCCCAAAATCGGGGACCGATCGTCCCAACCATGTCCAGGTCCATCACCTGCTCCACCGCTTCCTTTTCCAGCTTGGGATCGAGGGGGGTGAACTCGAGGAACCTGACACTCGATTGCTGCACCTGCACCTGCTCCGCACCGTGGTGGCCTGTCACCGCAAGATTCATGGCTCCGGTTAGCGGCGCGCGTTGCAGATCAATGTCGACAAAAATATCGAAGAAACTCCCCAACTGCCCAGGACCGACCATGACATGGGCTTGGGTGTCATTGAAAGTCCCTTGAACCTGCAGCATGCCAGCCGCCGGCGAGGTGAAGGCCTCATCCTCTGTCAGCGCCACTACTATTCCTTGAGCCGCCTCAGTCGCCGCGA comes from the Deltaproteobacteria bacterium genome and includes:
- a CDS encoding enoyl-CoA hydratase/isomerase family protein encodes the protein MESTIVKTEISDGIATVTIDRPPVNAMNRQMFDEIQAAFDALNNRSDVRAAVFTGAGKCFCAGADMKARSASLEGAQQAPRPGAMWAHSRAAREAFNSILECSVPVIGAINGPALGGGLALVASCDILIASENAVIGLPEIDVGLLGGGRHCQRLFGVYKARKMMYTGERVGAAELYRRGIVEKVVAPDQLMEEAHALARNIADKSPVAIRLAKHAMNTIEFMDLRDGYRFEQNMTHELTGSEDAKEAARAFVEKRKPVFTGK